A single window of Apodemus sylvaticus chromosome 4, mApoSyl1.1, whole genome shotgun sequence DNA harbors:
- the Ttc14 gene encoding tetratricopeptide repeat protein 14 yields the protein MDRDLLRQSLGCHGPALLSLLRSEQQDNPHFRSLLGTAAEPARGAAPPPGAGRKEKRVDNIEIQKFISKKADLLFALSWKSDASTPSEVHDDNDNHYAVMPPLEQFMEIPSLDRRELFFRDIERGDIVIGRISSIREFGFFMVLICLGSGIMRDISHLEITALCPLRDVPSHSNHGDPLSYYQTGDIIRAGIKDIDRYHEKLAVSLYSSSLPPHLSGIKLGVITSEELPLYYRRSVELNSNSLESYENIMQSSLGFVNPGVVEFLLEKLGIDESHPPSLMRGLQSKNFSEDDFASALRKKQSASWALKCVKIGVDYFKVGRHVDAMNEYNKALEIDKQNVEALVARGALYATKGSLNKAIEDFELALENCPTHRNARKYLCQTLVERGGQLEEEEKLLNAESYYKKALALDETFKDAEDALQKLHKYMQKSLELREKQAEKEEKQKTKKIETSAEKLRKLLKEEKRLKKKRRKSSSSSSSVSSADESVSSSSSSSSSSHKRHKKSRKNRSESSRSSKRHWARTSSGHADQSRKDDCYPVPTNTSASFLNHKQEVERLLEKHDSLQCPNAQVKERERGLLTSSVEVPDDLGSRSDFYSSYKTQAGSSKTEKPYKSERYFSSRRNSSDSFSRNSEDKMKASSYRRFEKDPEGRKDHSRRWEPSSVKYSASPASSDYSWKSLEKQKKYTSSGSRDVSKQEQTQLLNTDQGERAHDKEDSCGEDSKTQAPEEMFSSKEQPESRGKKNLPQNLLNIFNQIAEFEKEKGNKSKK from the exons ATGGACCGCGACTTGCTGCGGCAGTCGCTGGGCTGTCACGGCCCGGCGCTGCTGTCGCTGCTGCGGAGCGAGCAGCAGGACAACCCGCACTTCCGGAGCCTGCTGGGCACGGCGGCCGAGCCAGCCCGCGGCGCGGCGCCGCCTCCGGGAGCCGGCAG gaaagagaagagagttgACAACATTGAAATACAAAAGTTCATCTCTAAAAAAGCGGATCTGCTTTTCGCCCTGTCTTGGAAATCAGATGCCTCTACACCCTCTGAAGTTCATGACGACAATGACA ATCATTACGCGGTCATGCCGCCGCTAGAGCAGTTCATGGAGATCCCAAGCCTGGACCGAAGAGAGCTGTTCTTCCGAGACATTGAGCGTGGTGATATAGTGATTGGAAGAATTAGCTCTATTcgggaatttggttttttcatggtgTTGATCTGTTTAGGAAGTGGCATCATGAGAGATATATCTCACTTAGAAATTACA GCCCTTTGTCCGTTAAGAGATGTGCCTTCTCACAGTAACCATGGCGATCCTTTATCGTATTACCAAACTGGTGACATAATTCGAG CTGGAATCAAGGATATTGACAGATACCATGAAAAGCTTGCAGTATCTCTGTATAGCTCATCCCTTCCGCCACACCTGTCTGGCATTAAACTAGGTGTGATTACTTCTGAAGAGCTTCCTTTGTACTACAG gagGAGTGTTGAACTAAATAGTAATTCTTTGGAGTCCTATGAAAATATCATGCAGAGTTCTCTGGGATTTGTTAATCCAGGAGTAGTTGAATTCCTTCTAGAGAAACTAGGAATAGATGAATCTCATCCGCCATCTTTAATGAGAGGCCTACAAAG CAAAAATTTCTCTGAAGATGATTTTGCTTCAGCATTAAGAAAGAAGCAGTCAGCATCGTGGGCTTTAAAATG TGTGAAGATTGGAGTCGATTATTTTAAGGTGGGGCGACATGTGGATGCTATGAACGAATACAATAAAGCTCTGGAAATAGACAAGCAAAATGTGGAAGCTCTGGTAGCTCGTGGAGCACT ATACGCAACAAAAGGAAGTCTGAACAAAGCAATAGAAGATTTCGAGCTCGCTTTAGAAAACTGCCCAACTCACAGAAATGCAAGGAAATACCTCTGCCAGACACTTGTAGAAAGGGGCGGGCA gttagaagaagaagaaaagcttttAAATGCTGAAAGTTACTATAAAAAAGCTCTGGCTTTGGATGAGACTTTTAAAGATGCAGAGGATGCTTTGCAGAAGCTTCATAAATATATGCAG AAATCTTTGGAATTAAGAGAAAAACAagctgaaaaggaagaaaagcagaaaacaaagaaaatagaaacaagtgCAGAAAAGTTGCGTAAGCTCTTAAAAGAGGAGAAAAG gctaaagaagaaaagaagaaaatcatcatCTTCCTCTTCAAGTGTTTCTTCTGCCGATGAATCcgtttcttcttcctcatcttcttcctcttctagccACAAACGACACAAGAAAAGTAGGAAGAATCGTTCAGAGTCTTCTCGCAGTTCAAAGAGGCACTGGGCTAGGACATCTTCAGGCCACGCAGATCAAAGTAGGAAAGATGATTGCTACCCAGTTCCAACTAATACCTCAGCCTCTTTCCTCAATCACAAACAGGAAGTGGAGAGACTGCTGGAAAAGCATGATAGCTTACAGTGTCCAAATGCACaggtaaaagagagagagagaggccttctCACATCTTCAGTTGAAGTACCAGATGATTTGGGAAGTAGGTCAGATTTTTACAGTAGCTATAAAACCCAGGCAGGTAGTAGCAAAACTGAAAAGCCATATAAATCAGAAAGATATTTTTCCAGTAGAAGAAATTCCTCAGATTCCTTCTCGAGAAATTCAGAGGACAAGATGAAAGCATCTAGTTATCGAAGATTTGAAAAGGACCCAGAGGGAAGAAAAGATCACTCCAGGAGGTGGGAGCCAAGTTCTGTGAAGTACTCTGCTTCACCAGCAAGTTCAGACTACTCATGGAAgtcacttgaaaaacaaaaaaaatacacgTCCTCTGGATCACGGGATGTCAGTAAACAAGAGCAAACCCAGTTATTAAACACAGATCAGGGAGAGCGTGCGCATGACAAGGAGGACAGCTGTGGGGAAGATAGCAAGACGCAGGCTCCAGAAGAGATGTTCAGTAGCAAAGAGcagccagaaagcagagggaagaaaAATTTGCCTCAGAATTTACTCAATATATTTAATCAGATAGCtgaatttgagaaagaaaaaggaaataagtcAAAAAAATGA